A window of the Anthonomus grandis grandis chromosome 9, icAntGran1.3, whole genome shotgun sequence genome harbors these coding sequences:
- the LOC126740299 gene encoding phosphomannomutase 2 has translation MPGKILCLFDVDGTLTKPRNNIDASLEEFLQKKLKNKCTLALVGGSDFKKISEQMLGDDVIHRYNYVFTENGLVWFKNGIEGDRQNIVKHMGEENIQKFINYCLEYLSKITLPVKRGTFVEFRSGMLNISPIGRSCSQSERDQFEKYDKEHNIREKMIDALKKQFPDIGFTYSIGGQISFDVFPNGWDKTFCLRYLENEGFDEIHFFGDKTSAGGNDFEIFNDSRTVGHTVTSPEDTRKQLEKMFNL, from the exons atgcccGGGAAAATTTTGTGCTTGTTTGATGTGGATGGTACACTTACCAAACCCAGGAATAATATTGATGCTTctttagaagaatttttacaaaaaaaactaaaaaacaaatgcACCTTAG CATTGGTTGGTGGCtcagatttcaaaaaaatttctgagCAAATGCTGGGAGATGATGTGATTCATAGATACAACTATGTGTTTACTGAAAATGGATTAGTATGGTTCAAGAATGGAATTGAAGGAG ATCgacaaaatattgtaaaacaCATGGGAGAAGAAAATATCCAGAAGTTTATCAATTATTGTTTGGAATATCTTTCAAAAATCACCCTACCAGTGAAAAGAGGTACTTTTGTCGAGTTCAGATCGGGAATGCTGAATATTTCACCCATCGGTAGATCCTGTTCTCAATCAGAAAGAGATCAGTTCGAAAAATATGATAAAGAACAcaatattagagaaaaaatgattgacgctttgaaaaaacaatttcccGACATTGGATTTACTTATAGCATAGGGGGGCAGATAAGTTTTGATGTTTTTCCTAATGGCTGGGACAAAACCTTTTGCTTGAGATATCTTGAAAATGAAG GCTTTGATGAAATACACTTCTTTGGTGACAAGACTAGCGCAGGAGGTAATGACTTTGAAATTTTCAATGATAGTAGGACTGTTGGCCACACTGTAACTAGTCCAGAGGATACCAGaaaacaacttgaaaaaatgtttaatttatag
- the LOC126740298 gene encoding methylglutaconyl-CoA hydratase, mitochondrial — MLLNRAAATCSLFRFNKNLFFVGNYSQKGHNHDVIFNYLQGRYEGIAVIGLNRPEQKNSFSVNLVKELSRYIDKINYENLARVVVLRSMTPKIFCAGADLKERAEMTPREVCNFLTNLRALMNKLQNIPVPVIAAIDGVALGGGLEMALACDIRVASSDSKMGLVETKLAIIPGAGGTQRLPRIVGPSIAKELIFTSKIVDGKAAHALGLVNHVLEQDEKGEAAYIKSLEIAEEILPNGPLALQMAKMAINRGIEVDLETGLTIEEACYAQIIPTKDRIEGLSAFKEKRKPKYQGA, encoded by the exons ATGTTACTGAACCGAGCAGCTGCTACTTGTAGTCTTTTTAGgtttaacaaaaatttgttttttgttggtAATTATTCACAAAAAGGACATAATCATGATGTAATTTTCAACTATTTACAAGGAAGGTATGAAGGCATCGCTGTTATTg gcCTTAATAGACCAGAacaaaaaaactcttttagtGTCAATTTAGTAAAAGAATTGAGTCGGTACAttgacaaaataaattatgaaaatctgGCCAGAGTTGTTGTTCTGAGAAGCATGACTCCAAAAATATTCTGTGCAG GGGCAGATTTAAAAGAACGGGCAGAAATGACTCCACGAGAGGTATGTAATTTTCTGACAAACCTTAGAGCTTTAATGAACAAGCTTCAGAATATTCCTGTTCCAGTTATAGCTGCTATTGATGGCGTAGCTCTAG GTGGTGGATTGGAGATGGCTTTAGCCTGTGATATTAGGGTAGCTTCTAGCGACTCAAAAATGGGTTTAGTGGAGACAAAATTAGCCATTATTCCTGGAGCTGGGGGTACTCAAAGATTACCACGAATTGTAGGTCCTTCCATAgcaaaagaactaattttcacCTCTAAAATTGTTGACGGAAAGGCTGCACATGCTTTGG GATTGGTAAATCATGTACTCGAACAAGATGAAAAAGGTGAGGCAGCATATATAAAGTCTTTAGAAATAGCTGAAGAAATTTTGCCAAATGGACCTCTTGCCTTGCAAATGGCTAAGATGGCAATAAATAGAGGAATAGAAGTTGATTTGGAAACAG gtTTAACAATAGAGGAGGCTTGTTATGCTCAAATAATTCCTACCAAAGATAGGATAGAGGGTTTAAGTGCATTTAAGGAAAAGAGAAAGCCAAAATATCAAGGTGCCTAA